The following proteins are encoded in a genomic region of Variovorax paradoxus:
- a CDS encoding hemolysin family protein, which translates to MDVLLLALLTTLNALFAMSEMALSTSRRARLAALAETGDAGAEAALRLMEEPTHFLSTVQIGITSIGMLSGIVGEAAFAAPLALWMENLGVGRGTASVASTAVVVTGITFFTIIFGELVPKRIGQLYPEPVALWVSRPMRGLAKGAKPFVWLLAGATATVLKLLRIDANAARSMTEEEISASLEEGVDAGVIEQHEHQMVRNVFHLDDRRLSSLMIPRADIEWLDASDTVAQALQKVADAGALNIVHSWYPVCRNSLDDVVGVISVAHLLRLGTGHVGVLGQEAAPAVFVPETLTGMELLEQFRERGGRLVFVVDEYGVVQGLMTPRDMLEAITGELQPGTLTDAWARERPDGVWELDGLMPVSELRARLGIRELPEEERGRYNTVAGLLMSVSGHLPKTGEVIECAGWHFEIAALEGRRIDRVLAAPDKSAAKSD; encoded by the coding sequence ATGGACGTTCTCCTGCTGGCCTTGCTGACCACGCTCAACGCGTTGTTCGCAATGTCCGAAATGGCCCTTTCAACCAGCCGGCGTGCGCGCCTGGCCGCGCTGGCCGAGACGGGAGACGCCGGCGCGGAAGCCGCGCTCCGGTTGATGGAGGAGCCGACCCACTTCCTCTCGACCGTGCAGATCGGCATCACCTCGATCGGCATGCTCAGCGGCATCGTGGGCGAGGCCGCCTTCGCGGCGCCGCTTGCGCTCTGGATGGAAAACCTCGGCGTGGGCCGCGGCACGGCCAGCGTGGCGTCCACCGCCGTGGTGGTGACCGGCATCACCTTCTTCACCATCATCTTCGGCGAACTGGTGCCCAAGCGCATCGGCCAGCTCTACCCGGAGCCCGTGGCGCTCTGGGTGTCGCGCCCGATGCGCGGGCTCGCCAAGGGCGCCAAGCCTTTCGTGTGGCTGCTCGCGGGTGCCACGGCCACCGTGCTGAAGCTGCTGCGCATCGACGCCAACGCCGCGCGCTCCATGACCGAGGAAGAAATCTCGGCCAGCCTGGAAGAGGGCGTGGACGCCGGCGTGATCGAGCAGCACGAGCACCAGATGGTGCGCAACGTGTTCCACCTGGACGACCGCCGGCTCTCGTCGCTGATGATTCCGCGCGCCGACATCGAATGGCTCGACGCCTCGGACACCGTGGCACAGGCGCTGCAGAAAGTGGCCGACGCGGGTGCGCTCAACATCGTGCATTCGTGGTACCCGGTGTGCCGCAATTCGCTCGACGACGTGGTCGGTGTCATCAGCGTGGCGCATCTGTTGCGGCTCGGCACCGGCCATGTCGGCGTGCTCGGGCAGGAAGCCGCGCCCGCAGTGTTCGTGCCCGAAACGCTCACCGGCATGGAGCTGCTCGAGCAGTTCCGCGAACGTGGCGGCCGGCTGGTGTTCGTGGTCGACGAGTACGGCGTGGTGCAGGGCCTCATGACGCCGCGCGACATGCTCGAAGCCATCACCGGCGAACTTCAGCCCGGCACGCTGACCGATGCCTGGGCGCGCGAGCGGCCCGACGGCGTTTGGGAGCTCGACGGGCTGATGCCCGTGTCCGAGTTGCGCGCGCGGCTCGGAATCCGCGAGCTGCCTGAAGAAGAGCGCGGGCGCTACAACACGGTGGCCGGCCTGCTGATGTCCGTCTCCGGCCATCTGCCCAAAACCGGCGAGGTCATCGAGTGCGCGGGCTGGCATTTCGAGATTGCCGCGCTCGAGGGGCGTCGCATCGACAGGGTGCTGGCTGCGCCCGACAAGTCGGCCGCGAAGAGCGACTAG
- a CDS encoding protein kinase family protein, whose product MLSLLALGCPQCSAPLPRAARWRTVNCSYCGATITRGQETVERESFRAALRRANADSGTGRTLQWRGARYRVLAPLGFGEHSEVLLAERLGALPERVTIKLAREPADGGSLLREGAVLQALQELSMPGAAYFTRRLPLPVGTGLAEGLADGGRQALVLRHPSGFWGSLHNVQHANPHGIDPRHAVWLWRRMLEVLAFVHDAGWTHRDLSPAHALVHPRDHGVLIVGWSRAQQASGPAHAAAAARDLMQSAWTIRAVLHGVAPGRDPDESPGFGARTPAPLAALLRQCSEDAGECRRLGARGIEQALSAASREAFGAPQFVHFDPAPRA is encoded by the coding sequence ATGCTCTCGCTGCTGGCCCTCGGCTGCCCTCAATGCTCGGCGCCGCTGCCGCGTGCCGCGCGCTGGCGCACCGTCAACTGCAGCTATTGCGGCGCCACCATCACGCGTGGCCAGGAAACGGTCGAGCGCGAGAGCTTTCGCGCGGCGCTGCGCCGCGCGAATGCCGACAGCGGCACGGGGCGCACGCTGCAATGGCGCGGCGCGCGCTACCGGGTGCTCGCGCCCTTGGGTTTCGGCGAGCACAGCGAAGTGTTGCTGGCCGAGCGGCTGGGCGCGCTGCCCGAGCGCGTCACGATCAAGCTGGCGCGCGAGCCGGCGGACGGCGGCTCGCTGCTGCGCGAGGGCGCCGTGCTGCAGGCGCTGCAAGAACTCTCCATGCCGGGTGCCGCGTACTTCACGCGCCGTCTGCCGCTGCCCGTGGGCACGGGGCTGGCGGAGGGATTGGCCGACGGTGGCCGCCAAGCATTGGTGCTGCGCCACCCGAGTGGTTTCTGGGGCAGCCTGCACAACGTGCAACACGCCAATCCGCACGGCATCGACCCGCGCCATGCCGTGTGGCTGTGGCGCCGTATGCTCGAAGTGCTGGCCTTCGTGCACGACGCGGGCTGGACCCATCGCGACCTCTCGCCCGCGCATGCGCTCGTGCATCCGCGCGACCACGGCGTGCTGATCGTCGGCTGGTCTCGGGCGCAGCAGGCCTCCGGGCCGGCACATGCAGCCGCCGCGGCGCGCGACCTGATGCAGAGCGCCTGGACCATTCGCGCGGTGCTGCACGGCGTGGCGCCGGGCCGCGATCCGGACGAGAGCCCCGGCTTCGGCGCCCGCACACCCGCGCCGCTGGCCGCCTTGCTGCGCCAGTGCAGCGAAGACGCCGGTGAATGCCGCCGGCTCGGCGCGCGCGGCATCGAGCAAGCGCTTTCCGCCGCATCGCGCGAAGCCTTCGGCGCGCCGCAGTTCGTTCATTTCGACCCGGCGCCGCGCGCCTGA